ATCGAACAAATGGAGAAGGTTGCAAATCAGACACAGAACCAATCGCCTCATATGAACTTGAGTCGCTGGGCGAGAAGGCAACTGTTCCTGCCGGAAGCTTCCAACTCTGGAAGGAGCGCGTAATTGTAGCGTTTGAACCTGGCCAGGATGGATTTCTACCCATTCCTATATCTCCTTTTGCCTAGCACACGTGATGCGGACATCGATTTATTCAAGGAAAATAACTGCGTCACGCCTATGCAACCTAAAGGCATTGTGCAAAATGGGTAAACTTCTGTCGACTCTGATGGAAGAAAATTTTGCATGCGGGCGCAGGATTTTTCGTCGCAGGACGTAGACGCCGACCATGGAAGGTTCCGAACCCGGCCCCCCGATTGACACGGTGTCTTCCATGACCATCGATGACGGCACTGTCAGCAGGTCTGTCGAGCCTTGCGATTGCGCAGCAGCTGAGCGTCCCTGCTGCTGCGGCAAACCCATTGCTCGGAAGTCACCTGCCGGCCAAGTCAGCCCGCAAACATTGGAAAAGCCGTCACCGTCCTGATTTGACGCAAGCTGAGTGCACACAGCGCTCCCTTGGCAACACAACCACACGCGATGAGCGATGTGGCAGCGCCTCGACAAAGCCCTTACAATCCATTCCCGACCAAGCGGCCGGAGGAACAGTGGCGGAGGAGCGGAGGCGAGCGACCGCGGTGGATGTGGCGCGGCTGGCGGGGGTATCGCAGTCTGCCGTGTCCCGGTGCTTTACCGAGGGGGCCAGCGTTTCGGCGGAAATGCGCACCCGCGTGCTGGAGGCGGCACGGCGGCTTTCCTACCGTCCGAACGCCATTGCACGCAGCCTGACGACCCGGCGCACCAACCTGATCGGCGTCGTCATGGGCGATCTGGACGGCCCGTTCCAGCCTTACCTGTTCGAGACGCTCACCCGCGGGCTGGCCTCGCGCGGCAAGCAGCCGCTGCTGGTGCGCGGCGACCCGGCGGATGCGCTGGACGGCACGGCGATGGCCGCTCTCGACTATCAGGTCGATGCCGTGGTGGTGACGGCCGGCAGCGTGTCTCCGGCGGCGATCCGCGGGCTGATGGCGCTCGGCGTCCCCTTGCTTCTCTATGGCCGGGCGGTGGAGGCGGACGGGGTGGACAGCATCTGCTGCGACAATCCGCTCGGCGCAAGGCTGGTGGCGCAGGCGCTGGTCGCCGCCGGCCACCGTCGCATCGCCTATCTCGGCGGACGCCCCTCCGCCTTTTCCGAGCAGGAGCGCGGCGGCGCCTTCCGGGCGGCCTTGGCGCAGCTTGGGATGCCGCTGACCGCCACGGGAGATGGCGACTACACCTACGACAGCGGCTATCGCGAGGCTCTGCGCCTGCTGGCCGGTCCCGACCGTCCGGACGCCCTGTTCTGCGGCAACGACGCCATGGCCTTCGGCGCGCTCGATGCGGCCCGCACCACGCTCGGCCTCCGGGTGCCGGACGACCTGTCCATCGTCGGCTTCGACGATGTGCCGATGGCCGGCTGGCCGAGCTTCTCCCTGACCACCATCCGCAATCCGGTCGACGACATCGTGGCGATCCTCCTCGACATGCTGGAGCGGCGGCTGGCGGACCCCGATGCACCGCCGGTCCTGCACCGCCCGGCCCCGCTGCTGGTCAGGCGTGGATCGGCACGCCTTTGACAGGCGGCGGCACCGCAGTCACCGCAAGCG
The sequence above is a segment of the Azospirillum sp. TSH100 genome. Coding sequences within it:
- a CDS encoding LacI family DNA-binding transcriptional regulator is translated as MSRCFTEGASVSAEMRTRVLEAARRLSYRPNAIARSLTTRRTNLIGVVMGDLDGPFQPYLFETLTRGLASRGKQPLLVRGDPADALDGTAMAALDYQVDAVVVTAGSVSPAAIRGLMALGVPLLLYGRAVEADGVDSICCDNPLGARLVAQALVAAGHRRIAYLGGRPSAFSEQERGGAFRAALAQLGMPLTATGDGDYTYDSGYREALRLLAGPDRPDALFCGNDAMAFGALDAARTTLGLRVPDDLSIVGFDDVPMAGWPSFSLTTIRNPVDDIVAILLDMLERRLADPDAPPVLHRPAPLLVRRGSARL